The following coding sequences are from one Nicotiana tabacum cultivar K326 chromosome 1, ASM71507v2, whole genome shotgun sequence window:
- the LOC107769968 gene encoding purple acid phosphatase 18-like — protein sequence MKILVVLLCLMATLFIDGTVIAAGEYVRPPPRKTFHLLWNSRPSSQPQQVHISLAGDKHIRVTWVTTDASCPSIVEYGTSPGKYSATAKGESTKYSYLLYSSGKIHHTVIGPLQENTTYFYRCGGEGPEFQLKTPPSKFPVTFAVAGDLGQTGWTKSTLDHIDQCKYDVHLLPGDLSYADYLQYRWDTFGQLVQPLASARPWMVTEGNHEKESIIFLEDGFVSYNSRWKMPFAESGSTSNLYYSFDVAGVHIIMLGSYTAYDEYSDQYSWLKVDLLKVNRKRTPWLVVLFHVPWYNSNKAHQCEGDDMMAAMEPLLYAAGADIVITGHVHAYERTKRVYNGKPDPCGAVHITIGDGGNREGLARKYKQPPPEWSVFREASFGHGELKMVNSTHAFWSWHRNDDDEPVRSDQVWITSLISSGCNTGDSHELRKILMAS from the exons ATGAAAATATTAGTAGTATTACTCTGTTTGATGGCTACTTTGTTCATCGATGGAACAGTAATTGCAGCAGGTGAATATGTTCGTCCTCCGCCTCGTAAAACCTTTCATCTGCTATGGAATTCTAGGCCTTCCTCACAACCTCAGCAG GTTCACATCTCCTTAGCTGGGGACAAACACATTCGGGTCACATGGGTCACCACTGATGCATCTTGTCCTTCTATTGTTGAATATGGAACATCGCCTGGAAAATACAGTGCTACAGCTAAAGGAGAAAGTACCAAGTATAGTTATCTATTATATAGTTCGGGGAAGATACATCACACTGTCATTGGACCATTGCAAGAAAATACCACGTACTTCTATAGATGTGGAGGAGAAGGTCCTGAGTTCCAGCTGAAAACTCCACCCTCTAAATTTCCAGTTACTTTTGCTGTGGCCGGTGATTTAGGCCAAACTGGATGGACTAAGTCAACTTTGGACCACATTGACCAATGCAAATATGATGTTCATTTGCTCCCTGGTGATCTTTCTTATGCTGATTATTTACAATATAGGTGGGACACATTTGGTCAACTCGTTCAGCCGCTCGCTAGTGCTAGGCCATGGATGGTGACAGAAGGGAATCACGAAAAAGAAAGCATAATATTTCTAGAAGATGGGTTTGTCTCGTATAACTCAAGGTGGAAGATGCCATTTGCGGAAAGTGGATCCACTTCAAATCTCTACTATTCGTTTGATGTTGCTGGGGTTCATATCATTATGCTCGGTTCATATACTGCTTATGATGAATACTCTGATCAGTATAGCTGGCTGAAG GTTGATCTTCTAAAGGTGAATCGTAAAAGAACACCGTGGTTAGTTGTGTTATTCCATGTGCCATGGTATAATAGTAATAAAGCCCATCAATGTGAAGGTGATGACATGATGGCAGCTATGGAGCCTTTGCTGTATGCTGCTGGCGCAGATATAGTAATCACTGGGCATGTTCATGCTTATGAGCGCACG AAACGAGTTTACAATGGTAAACCTGATCCGTGTGGCGCTGTCCACATAACAATTGGCGATGGAGGAAACAGAGAAGGTTTAGCACGCAA GTACAAACAACCCCCGCCAGAATGGTCAGTCTTCCGAGAAGCGAGCTTTGGTCATGGTGAACTTAAGATGGTTAATTCAACTCATGCGTTTTGGAGTTGGCATAGGAACGACGATGATGAACCAGTGAGGTCTGATCAGGTTTGGATAACCTCATTGATCAGTTCAGGGTGCAATACTGGAGATAGCCATGAACTGAGAAAGATTCTTATGGCCTCTTAG